In a single window of the Lodderomyces elongisporus chromosome 4, complete sequence genome:
- the SNF3 gene encoding Plasma membrane low glucose sensor, with amino-acid sequence MKLWSFIDQLFYDNTIEEEYYKKLRQKSSSNSAFIVGLVAAVGGFMYGYDTGLINDLLEMKYVYTHFPGNSQNFSTHERAITVGSLSLGTFIGALIAPLTSDNYGRKFSIIMSGGIIFNIGCILQICSVELALLCVGRLVVGIAVGILSAIVPLYQAEASPKWLRGSVVFTYQWAITWGFLIASAICQGTRRMNNSGSYRIPIGMQFLWSSILVGGMLCLPESPRFYAQKNNLPRALDALAKLRRLPQDDDDLIEELVEIKANYDYELSFGRTKIWDCFKSGGGRHKQGLRMLTGMGVQFFQQCSGVNFIFYYGVNFFSSAGVKSSYIMSLVTYVVNVVFTIPGIILIDTVGRRPLLFWGGIGMACSNFIIAIAGVSVQERQTNAILCVSFACVFITFFASTWGGCTWALCSDIYSISIRQKAVSLTAATNWLVNFIFAFITPYLIDTGAHTAALGSKIFFMWGGLNVLGTLFVYFTVYETKGLKLEEVDYMYAHCTNPRTSTKFKSTKIQYDQMDENYNLIANSQPASTTSNDASNEKDIHDTSTHEHSDSTQANGINNNEALFVVDSARSSIESGVDVDAEGPYLDGAGFIGTTTSASASTSAKGNTNTNTNANANANANSSITRKSRKFSFGSNIASINSSKTVPQPTTSSQPNNDYQIYLESLKKQYSQHYINSASIIRKISSERSGTTSNSHHMQVPQDAYFIDDGPDFVQVDDLQHGVEMNENIPTTIIAAPFYNQPPSDSDSDSDSDSNSNSDSDSNSDSNLNPNSNLDLDPGSQPGI; translated from the coding sequence ATGAAACTATGGTCGTTTATCGATCAATTATTCTATGACAATACcatagaagaagaatactACAAAAAGCTACGGCAAAAGAGCTCGTCGAATTCAGCCTTTATTGTCGGTTTAGTTGCAGCCGTGGGTGGGTTCATGTACGGCTACGACACTGGGCTCATCAACGATCTCTTGGAAATGAAGTATGTGTATACACACTTTCCAGGTAACAGCCAAAACTTTTCAACACACGAGCGTGCAATAACCGTTGGGTCGTTGTCCCTTGGAACTTTTATCGGTGCTTTGATTGCGCCTTTGACTTCAGACAATTATGGACGGAAGTTTTCAATCATCATGAGTGGCGgcatcatcttcaatatCGGCTGCATCCTTCAAATCTGCTCAGTCGAGCTTGCACTACTATGTGTTGGAAGGTTAGTTGTTGGGATCGCCGTGGGTATACTCTCAGCAATCGTGCCCTTATACCAAGCAGAAGCTTCACCAAAATGGTTAAGAGGATCAGTGGTGTTTACTTACCAATGGGCCATCACATGGGGATTCCTTATTGCTAGCGCAATTTGCCAAGGAACCAGAAGAATGAACAATTCTGGGTCGTATCGTATACCGATTGGAATGCAATTTTTATGGTCATCTATTTTGGTTGGAGGTATGTTGTGTTTACCGGAAAGTCCGCGTTTTTATgcgcaaaaaaataatttacCTAGAGCATTGGATGCGCTTGCAAAGCTACGACGACTACCTCAAGATGATGACGACTTGATTGAGGAGCTAGTTGAGATTAAAGCTAATTATGATTATGAATTGTCCTTTGGCAGGACCAAGATTTGGGATTGTTTCAAAAGTGGAGGTGGTAGACACAAGCAAGGATTACGAATGTTGACCGGAATGGGGGTGCAATTTTTCCAACAGTGCTCGGGagtaaattttattttctattatGGTGTCAATTTCTTTAGTTCTGCTGGAGTCAAGTCTTCGTACATAATGTCACTTGTGACGTATGTGGTGAACGTTGTATTCACTATTCCGGGTATCATATTGATTGATACAGTAGGTAGACGTCCATTATTATTTTGGGGTGGTATAGGAATGGCCTGCTCGAACTTCATTATTGCCATTGCAGGTGTCAGTGTTCAGGAACGACAGACAAATGCAATACTATGTGTGTCCTTTGCATGCGTTTTTATTACATTTTTTGCCAGTACTTGGGGTGGCTGTACGTGGGCATTATGTTCAGATATCTACAGTATTTCAATTAGACAAAAAGCTGTTTCGTTGACAGCAGCAACTAATTGGTTAgtcaattttatttttgcctTTATTACTCCTTACTTGATTGATACCGGAGCTCACACGGCTGCATTGGGTAGCAAAATATTTTTCATGTGGGGCGGGTTGAATGTGTTGGGTACATTATTTGTCTATTTTACAGTGTATGAGACCAAAGGTTTAAAGTTGGAAGAGGTTGATTACATGTATGCTCATTGCACAAATCCACGTACATCGACCAAGTTTAAGTCAACAAAGATCCAGTACGATCAAATGGATGAGAACTATAATCTTATTGCTAATTCACAGCCCGCATCCACTACGTCCAATGATGCTTCtaatgaaaaagatattCATGATACATCAACTCATGAACATTCAGATTCTACGCAAGCCAATggaatcaacaacaacgaagcactatttgttgttgattcgGCGAGATCAAGCATTGAGCTGGGAGTAGATGTGGATGCAGAAGGGCCTTATCTTGATGGTGCTGGTTTTATTGGCACAACCACAAGCGCAAGCGCAAGTACAAGTGCCAAGggaaatacaaatacaaatacaaatgctaatgcaaatgcaaatgcaaattcAAGCATTACACGCAAAAGTCgtaaattttcttttggttcaaATATTGCCTCCATCAACTCATCCAAAACAGTCCCGCAGCCCACAACATCATCTCAACCAAATAATGATTATCAAATATATTTAGAATCGTTAAAGAAGCAGTATTCGCAGCATTACATAAACTCTGCAAGTATCATTAGAAAGATATCATCAGAAAGGTCTGGAACCACTTCTAACTCACACCATATGCAGGTACCACAGGATGCTTACTTCATTGATGATGGACCAGATTTTGTGCAGGTTGATGATTTGCAACATGGTGTCGAGATGAATGAGAATATTCCAACAACGATAATTGCAGCACCATTCTACAACCAACCACCTTCAGACTCAGACTCAGATTCAGACTCagattcaaattcaaattcagaCTCAGACTCCAATTCAGATTCCAATTTGAATCCGAACTCGAATTTGGACCTAGATCCAGGATCACAGCCAGGAATTTGA
- the NAS6 gene encoding putative ankyrin-repeat protein, translated as MALEEAQPKQHEIHEAIKEGNFKLAEQLIEEHPKLVYSQDEDDRTPLHWACSKDNYNLVKFILDHTPKDTDIDNYTDLSGWSPLHIIASLGNVDILKLLMSHDPQPDINQLTNQGTTLLHLAISKDHLPFVDVLLDEYGANARKKDKNGYTPLHRAAALGSMGMTKAVVEKGKNVNVNAKDNDGWTALHHALAEGNGDVAVYLVRQAHADPEVVNEEGLKPIQVSVDEKVARYFKENIE; from the coding sequence ATGGCTCTCGAGGAAGCACAGCCGAAGCAGCACGAAATTCACGAAGCTATCAAGGAAGGCAATTTCAAACTTGCAGAGCAATTGATTGAAGAGCATCCTAAACTTGTCTACTcacaagatgaagatgatcgAACACCTTTACACTGGGCTTGCTCAAAGGATAATTACAATCTTGTAAAGTTTATTCTTGACCATACACCCAAAGATACAGATATTGATAATTATACTGATCTTAGTGGTTGGTCGCCGCTTCACATCATTGCCTCCTTGGGCAATGTCGATATCCTTAAATTGTTGATGTCGCATGATCCACAACCAGATATAAATCAACTTACAAACCAAGGAACCACATTACTTCATTTGGCAATTTCGAAGGACCATTTGCCATTTGTTGATGTACTATTGGACGAGTATGGAGCCAATGCtagaaaaaaggataaaaatGGATATACTCCTTTACATCGTGCTGCGGCTTTGGGCTCAATGGGTATGACTAAAGCTGTTGTGGAGAAGGGCAAGAATGTCAATGTGAATGCAAAAGATAATGATGGGTGGACGGCGTTGCATCATGCATTAGCTGAAGGGAATGGTGATGTTGCAGTGTACCTTGTGAGACAAGCGCACGCTGATCCAGAAGTAGTGAATGAAGAAGGGTTAAAACCTATTCAAGTGAGTGTTGATGAGAAAGTTGCCAGGTATTTCAAGGAGAATATTGAGTAG